From the genome of Verrucomicrobiia bacterium, one region includes:
- the coaE gene encoding dephospho-CoA kinase (Dephospho-CoA kinase (CoaE) performs the final step in coenzyme A biosynthesis.), with protein MLSELLGSELKVIGLTGGVGMGKSTVARLLQSRGFAMVDTDDLARQIVQPGQPALAEITQTFGAHLQDAGGQLRREALARIVFADAAARAKLEAITHPRIRQRWQEQLRAWRTEKRAAAVVVIPLLYETRAESEFDAVICVACSLESQAQRLAARGWSKEQIEQRRAAQLAIEDKMDRADYVIWTEGDAINASRQLDRLLPDLR; from the coding sequence ATGCTTTCTGAACTTCTGGGATCAGAACTGAAAGTGATTGGCCTGACGGGTGGCGTTGGGATGGGGAAATCCACGGTGGCACGCCTGCTACAGTCGCGCGGCTTCGCGATGGTGGACACCGATGACCTGGCCCGCCAAATCGTTCAGCCCGGGCAACCAGCTCTGGCGGAAATCACTCAAACTTTCGGCGCGCATCTTCAGGATGCTGGCGGTCAGTTGCGCCGCGAAGCGTTGGCCCGGATTGTTTTCGCCGACGCTGCCGCTCGGGCCAAGCTGGAAGCGATCACCCATCCGCGCATCCGTCAACGATGGCAGGAGCAACTGCGGGCTTGGCGCACGGAAAAGCGCGCGGCGGCGGTGGTGGTAATTCCCTTACTCTACGAAACCCGTGCGGAAAGCGAATTCGACGCGGTCATTTGTGTGGCTTGCAGCTTGGAGTCTCAAGCGCAGCGACTGGCTGCGCGGGGTTGGTCAAAGGAACAAATTGAACAACGTCGGGCGGCGCAACTTGCGATTGAAGATAAAATGGATCGGGCGGATTACGTAATTTGGACGGAAGGCGACGCCATCAACGCTTCACGCCAACTGGATCGCTTGTTGCCAGACTTACGATAA
- a CDS encoding lamin tail domain-containing protein, with amino-acid sequence MQRFILVCLHLLMGVVSMHSQTDVLISEFLATNNNGLRDEDDATSDWIEIHNASNLTVDLAGWHLTDDPERLDKWTFPATNLPAGGFLVLFASGKDRAIPGQPLHANFSLSAAGEYLALTTPTGIISSEYVPAFPIQFEDISYGLTPTNRDEQKYFAIATPGATNTTSYYVRVVEPQVSSGRGFYTNPLSITLTCPTPDAVIRYTLNGSIPTESNGTTYTDPITLTNNLALRAAAFLPGAGSSTIATHTYIFPDLVSRQSLNGLAPSGWPGSWGNNTVDYGMDPNIVNAASWSNAFPQALLTIPSISIVLPLGSLFNSSTGIYANASQDGRNWERAASMELLAPDNDAAREFQSNIGLRIRGGYSRSSANPKHSFRIFFRSEYGNSRLQFPFFGPNAATSFKKFDLRSNQDDSWHFSGTQSEILRDVFSRDTLLDMEELATHGNYYHLYINGQYWGLYNSEERPDADFANSYLGGDADNYDTVKVDADASYTIAATDGDLAAWQRLWQAATNGFADLEAYQKVQGKNPDGSQNPAYENLLDVPALINYMLVIIYTGNIDAPISNFLDNNSPNNWFAVRERSGAYGGFRFVAHDSENALYNLTDNRTGPFPAGDPSQGSNFSKSNPQYLWQRLSANEEFRLLVADHIQKHFFNDGALTATALTNRYQARRNEIDQAVIAESARWGDAKREPPFTYTDWRNTSDKLLTNYFQARVPIVLNQLRAKNLFSTLAAPQMNQFGGNIPSGFALVLTQTNPSGIIYFTTDGSDPRRIGGAVAASAQIYETAISIFNPTRIRARVKDGNAWSPLVEAAFTPPQDLSKLVVTEVMYNPLPWGGFSGNELEFIELKNIATNALDLSQLSFTAGISFTFPDNTLIEPGGFAVLARDATAFTARYPEVEVVGTYTGQLDNSGEKVTLSFPDGSTLFSLDYDDRAPWPIASDGFGFSLVPKQPGLSAAPDNGNRWRASAQIGGSPGMDDPEPDWPPIVINEILAHTDPPLQDAIELYNPTSTNVAIGGWYLSDDATNPKKYRIPPDTIIPALDFVVFYADQFNSGLNGDTAFLLSSTGEEVYLASAALDGALTGYSHGFAFGATFNGTSVGRYVNSTGQEFFPPQVTPSLGTTNVGPQVGPLIINEIHYHPASGDDEFIELMNISDVTAPLFDPNATTNAWQIPTVGYTFPTNLALAPKELLLVVPIDPEVFRLKYAVAPQVQIVGPYTISLPNSSARLTLDQPDNPNPDLVPYVAVEEIQYKDKSPWPPAADGSGFSLQRISAIHYGNDPIIWQAAAPTPGRLLPTADSDGDGLPDEWEWSHGTNWKEADATEDPDGDGFTNFEEFLCGTLPFDPGSALRLELVTSTPNQWQLRWEAVANRAYRILVATDLATQDWTTFTEVASVATNRLVEIPVPIVGESPRFFRLVLTTQP; translated from the coding sequence ATGCAACGATTTATTTTAGTCTGCCTTCATCTTCTAATGGGCGTCGTTTCGATGCACAGCCAGACAGACGTCTTGATCTCGGAATTTCTGGCGACCAATAACAACGGATTACGTGACGAAGATGATGCCACCTCGGATTGGATTGAGATTCACAATGCCTCGAACCTAACGGTTGATCTGGCCGGTTGGCATCTCACGGACGATCCCGAGCGACTGGATAAATGGACGTTTCCCGCGACCAATCTTCCCGCCGGAGGATTTTTGGTGTTGTTCGCAAGCGGCAAGGATCGCGCCATTCCAGGGCAGCCATTGCATGCCAACTTCAGCTTGTCTGCTGCGGGTGAATATCTGGCTCTGACCACTCCCACGGGAATCATCAGTTCGGAATACGTTCCGGCGTTTCCAATTCAGTTCGAGGATATTTCCTACGGACTCACCCCAACCAACCGCGATGAGCAAAAATATTTCGCGATCGCCACGCCAGGAGCCACCAATACGACGAGTTATTACGTGCGCGTCGTTGAGCCGCAAGTCAGCTCCGGACGCGGTTTTTACACGAACCCGTTGTCAATCACCCTGACCTGCCCGACTCCCGATGCCGTCATCCGCTATACCCTGAATGGCTCCATTCCAACCGAATCCAACGGCACAACCTATACCGATCCGATTACACTAACCAACAACCTGGCATTGCGGGCGGCGGCGTTCCTTCCCGGAGCCGGCTCCAGCACCATCGCGACACACACCTATATTTTCCCGGATCTGGTCTCGCGGCAGTCGCTTAACGGTCTCGCTCCATCCGGATGGCCGGGGTCGTGGGGAAATAACACCGTGGATTACGGGATGGACCCAAACATTGTCAACGCGGCTTCCTGGTCAAACGCGTTCCCTCAGGCCTTGCTGACGATTCCCTCAATTTCGATTGTACTGCCACTCGGTTCGCTCTTTAATTCCAGCACGGGTATTTACGCCAATGCCTCGCAAGATGGCCGAAATTGGGAACGAGCGGCCTCGATGGAACTACTCGCGCCGGACAATGACGCGGCCAGGGAATTTCAGAGCAACATCGGGCTGCGCATTCGCGGCGGATACAGCCGGAGTTCAGCAAACCCGAAACACTCTTTCCGAATCTTTTTTCGCAGTGAGTACGGAAACAGCCGGTTACAATTTCCCTTCTTTGGTCCGAATGCGGCAACGAGTTTCAAAAAATTTGATCTGCGCTCCAATCAGGATGATTCGTGGCATTTTTCCGGCACGCAAAGTGAAATCCTTCGCGACGTCTTCTCTCGTGACACCCTGTTGGACATGGAAGAACTGGCCACTCATGGCAACTATTACCATCTCTATATCAATGGCCAGTATTGGGGACTTTACAACAGCGAAGAACGGCCGGATGCAGATTTTGCGAACAGCTACCTCGGTGGCGATGCGGATAACTACGATACCGTGAAAGTGGATGCCGACGCGAGTTATACGATCGCCGCCACCGATGGCGATCTCGCCGCCTGGCAACGACTCTGGCAAGCCGCCACCAACGGGTTCGCCGATTTGGAAGCGTACCAGAAAGTTCAGGGCAAAAATCCCGATGGTTCACAGAACCCAGCTTATGAAAACCTGCTGGATGTACCGGCGCTGATTAATTACATGCTGGTGATCATTTACACGGGGAATATTGACGCGCCCATCTCCAACTTCCTCGATAACAATTCACCCAACAACTGGTTTGCCGTCCGTGAACGAAGTGGCGCTTATGGCGGCTTCCGCTTCGTGGCTCATGATTCGGAAAACGCTCTCTACAATCTAACGGACAACCGAACCGGACCGTTTCCAGCCGGCGACCCCTCCCAAGGCAGTAATTTTTCCAAGAGCAACCCACAATATTTGTGGCAACGGCTCTCGGCTAATGAAGAGTTCCGTCTCCTGGTCGCCGATCACATCCAAAAACATTTCTTCAACGATGGGGCACTAACGGCGACGGCCCTCACCAATCGCTATCAAGCCCGACGCAACGAAATTGATCAAGCGGTGATTGCCGAATCGGCACGCTGGGGCGATGCCAAGCGCGAACCGCCTTTCACTTACACCGACTGGCGCAATACCAGCGACAAGCTGCTGACCAATTACTTCCAAGCGCGCGTCCCCATCGTGCTCAACCAATTACGCGCCAAAAATCTTTTTTCCACACTCGCGGCGCCGCAAATGAATCAATTTGGCGGAAACATTCCTTCAGGATTTGCTCTCGTTCTGACCCAGACGAACCCCAGCGGGATCATTTATTTTACGACCGATGGAAGCGACCCGCGAAGGATCGGCGGAGCCGTGGCGGCCTCCGCCCAAATTTATGAAACGGCAATCTCGATCTTCAATCCAACGCGAATTCGCGCCCGGGTAAAAGACGGTAATGCTTGGAGTCCATTGGTTGAGGCCGCATTTACGCCGCCCCAAGACTTATCCAAGTTGGTGGTTACCGAAGTCATGTACAACCCGCTCCCCTGGGGTGGATTCTCGGGTAACGAGCTTGAATTCATTGAACTCAAAAATATCGCCACCAACGCCTTGGATCTTTCACAATTGAGTTTCACCGCCGGAATCAGCTTCACCTTTCCGGATAATACGCTCATCGAACCCGGAGGTTTTGCAGTTTTGGCTCGTGACGCCACGGCGTTCACTGCGCGCTATCCGGAGGTGGAAGTGGTCGGGACTTACACCGGGCAACTCGACAACAGCGGCGAAAAAGTCACCTTATCCTTCCCGGATGGCAGTACGCTCTTCTCGCTGGATTACGATGATCGCGCTCCGTGGCCGATTGCCAGCGATGGCTTTGGCTTTTCTCTGGTGCCCAAACAGCCCGGCCTGAGTGCGGCGCCGGACAATGGCAATCGCTGGCGGGCAAGCGCGCAAATTGGCGGATCGCCAGGCATGGACGATCCCGAACCAGATTGGCCGCCCATCGTTATCAATGAGATTCTCGCACACACTGATCCGCCGCTACAGGACGCCATCGAGTTATACAACCCCACCTCGACCAATGTTGCCATCGGCGGTTGGTATCTGAGCGATGATGCCACCAACCCCAAAAAGTATCGAATCCCGCCAGACACGATCATCCCCGCGTTGGATTTCGTCGTTTTTTACGCGGACCAGTTCAACAGCGGTTTGAACGGCGACACCGCGTTTTTGCTCAGCTCCACTGGCGAAGAAGTTTATCTCGCCTCGGCCGCTCTCGACGGCGCGTTGACGGGCTACAGTCACGGCTTTGCTTTTGGAGCGACTTTCAACGGCACAAGTGTCGGGCGCTATGTCAACAGCACCGGTCAGGAATTCTTTCCGCCGCAAGTAACCCCCTCTCTCGGCACGACCAATGTGGGACCTCAAGTCGGGCCGCTGATTATCAATGAAATCCATTATCACCCCGCTTCCGGCGATGACGAATTTATTGAATTAATGAACATCAGTGATGTCACCGCGCCGTTGTTCGATCCCAATGCCACCACGAACGCATGGCAAATCCCGACTGTAGGGTACACGTTTCCAACCAACCTCGCACTGGCGCCGAAGGAATTACTGCTGGTCGTGCCCATTGATCCCGAGGTTTTCCGATTGAAATACGCCGTGGCGCCGCAAGTGCAAATTGTCGGGCCTTATACCATCTCCCTGCCAAACAGCAGTGCCCGACTCACCCTGGACCAGCCAGACAACCCCAATCCCGATCTGGTGCCCTACGTTGCCGTGGAGGAAATCCAATACAAAGACAAGTCGCCGTGGCCTCCGGCCGCTGATGGTAGCGGCTTCTCCTTGCAGCGGATTTCCGCAATCCACTATGGAAACGATCCGATCATCTGGCAGGCGGCAGCACCTACTCCCGGACGACTGCTGCCAACTGCGGACAGCGATGGCGACGGCTTACCGGATGAATGGGAATGGTCGCACGGTACCAATTGGAAAGAGGCCGACGCAACCGAAGATCCAGACGGCGATGGTTTTACCAACTTCGAAGAATTTCTCTGCGGCACGCTGCCGTTCGACCCCGGCAGTGCCTTACGCCTGGAGCTCGTCACCTCGACCCCCAATCAATGGCAACTGCGTTGGGAAGCGGTCGCAAACCGTGCCTACCGCATCCTTGTCGCAACGGATCTTGCCACTCAAGACTGGACAACCTTTACCGAGGTTGCCTCGGTCGCCACAAATCGGCTGGTCGAAATCCCGGTTCCGATTGTTGGCGAGTCGCCTCGGTTCTTCCGCCTGGTTTTGACGACTCAGCCTTGA
- the glgB gene encoding 1,4-alpha-glucan branching protein GlgB — MILAPDEWRKLVELKHRSPHSVLGLHVRDAAPGLVARAFEPRAAKITLRPLDKAAGPTIELPRVQAAGLFEGTDATVATVFKYELIVTDAQGRTQTHRDPYSFPPTLSDDDLYLFGKGDDRKLYDKLGAQLRTVDGVAGTSFAVWAPNAQRVSVVGNFNGWDGRCHQMRSLGVSGIWEIFIPGVSEGALYKFEVRDRNNRIRLKADPFGFFMELPPKQASIVWNNKKFKWTDDSWLARRRQTNPLQAPVSTYELHLGSWRKKSKAESLGYRELAAPLIEYLQRMGFTHVEFMPLAEHAFYPSWGYQVTGYFAPTSRYGTPEDLQYLINELHRAGLGVIVDWVPAHFPRDDWALARFDGTGLYEHEDPRKGAHQDWGTLIFNYGRHEVANFLIANALFWCERYHIDGLRVDAVASMLYLDYSRKPGQWIPNRYGGRENLEAIEFLRRFNHLVHTEFPGTMTIAEESTAWPQVTRPPYVGGLGFSMKWNMGWMHDTLEYFKRDPIHRKYHQNDLTFAMLYQYHENFILPLSHDEVVHGKRSLLGRMPGDDWQRFANLRVLLGYQWLFPGKKLLFMGGEIGQSGEWNANGQVEWQLLEAGPYHKGVQRMVADLNRLYQAEPGLWQADFDPQGFEWIDASDNQNSVMSFIRREPERVSEIVVILNLTPVPRRRYRIGMPRPGKWLEAFNSDAAIYGGSNVGNYGSVTAEDLDWHNQSYSAEFTLPPMSIMSFKPEQPYASEKKEGVVIAPVKEKAKAAKSVEPTTLKPAK; from the coding sequence ATGATTCTCGCTCCGGATGAATGGCGGAAACTGGTGGAGCTTAAACACCGTTCCCCACATTCCGTCCTCGGTCTGCACGTGCGTGACGCCGCGCCCGGATTGGTGGCGCGCGCGTTCGAGCCGCGTGCGGCCAAAATCACGCTGCGACCGCTGGATAAAGCGGCCGGCCCCACGATTGAATTGCCGCGCGTTCAGGCCGCAGGTTTGTTCGAGGGCACGGATGCCACCGTCGCCACGGTCTTCAAATATGAACTGATCGTCACCGATGCCCAGGGCCGGACGCAAACTCACCGCGATCCTTATTCGTTTCCGCCAACGCTGAGTGACGACGATCTGTATCTTTTCGGCAAGGGTGATGATCGAAAACTTTACGACAAGCTCGGCGCGCAACTCCGCACGGTGGACGGCGTGGCCGGAACCAGTTTCGCCGTGTGGGCTCCCAATGCGCAGCGGGTGAGCGTCGTCGGCAATTTCAATGGCTGGGATGGGCGTTGTCACCAAATGCGCTCGTTGGGCGTTTCCGGCATCTGGGAGATCTTCATTCCCGGAGTGAGTGAAGGCGCGCTCTACAAATTTGAGGTGCGGGATCGCAATAACCGGATTCGCCTGAAAGCTGATCCGTTCGGTTTCTTCATGGAACTGCCCCCCAAGCAGGCGTCCATTGTCTGGAACAACAAAAAATTCAAATGGACCGACGATTCGTGGCTGGCCCGGCGGCGCCAGACCAATCCGCTGCAAGCTCCGGTCAGCACGTATGAATTGCACCTCGGTTCGTGGCGCAAGAAGAGCAAAGCCGAGTCGCTGGGCTACCGCGAACTCGCCGCGCCGTTGATTGAATATCTCCAGCGCATGGGCTTTACGCATGTTGAATTCATGCCGCTGGCGGAACACGCGTTTTATCCCTCGTGGGGTTATCAGGTGACCGGGTATTTTGCGCCGACCAGTCGCTACGGGACGCCCGAGGATTTGCAATATCTCATCAACGAACTGCACCGCGCCGGCCTCGGCGTCATCGTGGATTGGGTGCCCGCGCATTTTCCGCGTGACGATTGGGCGCTGGCGCGCTTTGACGGCACCGGCCTTTACGAGCATGAAGATCCGCGCAAGGGCGCGCATCAGGATTGGGGCACGCTGATTTTTAATTACGGGCGTCATGAAGTCGCTAATTTTCTGATCGCCAACGCGCTGTTCTGGTGCGAGCGCTATCACATTGACGGGCTGCGCGTGGATGCGGTCGCCTCGATGCTCTACCTGGATTATTCCCGCAAGCCGGGGCAATGGATTCCCAACCGCTACGGCGGCCGGGAAAACCTGGAGGCGATTGAATTTCTCCGTCGGTTCAATCATCTCGTGCATACGGAATTCCCGGGCACCATGACCATTGCGGAGGAATCCACCGCCTGGCCGCAGGTGACGCGCCCGCCCTACGTGGGCGGTTTGGGGTTCTCGATGAAGTGGAATATGGGCTGGATGCACGACACGCTCGAATACTTCAAGCGCGATCCCATTCATCGCAAGTATCATCAGAACGATCTGACGTTTGCGATGCTTTATCAGTATCACGAAAATTTCATTCTGCCGCTCTCGCACGATGAAGTGGTGCATGGCAAACGCTCGTTGCTCGGGCGCATGCCGGGCGACGACTGGCAGCGCTTCGCCAACCTGCGCGTGTTGCTGGGTTATCAATGGCTTTTCCCCGGTAAAAAACTGTTGTTCATGGGCGGCGAGATCGGGCAGAGCGGTGAGTGGAACGCCAACGGTCAGGTCGAGTGGCAATTGCTCGAAGCCGGACCGTATCACAAAGGCGTGCAACGGATGGTGGCTGACCTGAACCGGCTGTACCAGGCGGAGCCCGGTTTGTGGCAGGCCGATTTCGATCCTCAAGGGTTCGAGTGGATTGACGCTTCGGATAATCAAAACAGCGTCATGTCGTTCATTCGTCGCGAACCTGAGCGCGTCAGTGAAATTGTTGTCATTCTAAATCTCACTCCGGTGCCGCGGCGCCGGTACCGCATCGGCATGCCGCGCCCGGGCAAGTGGTTGGAAGCTTTCAACAGCGATGCCGCCATTTATGGCGGCAGCAATGTTGGCAACTACGGCAGCGTGACCGCGGAGGATTTGGATTGGCATAATCAATCGTATTCCGCGGAATTCACTTTGCCGCCGATGAGCATCATGTCGTTCAAACCGGAACAACCCTACGCGTCGGAGAAAAAGGAGGGAGTTGTCATCGCGCCCGTGAAGGAAAAGGCAAAAGCAGCCAAATCCGTTGAACCAACAACCCTTAAACCCGCAAAGTAA
- a CDS encoding glycoside hydrolase family 57 produces the protein MPEIFHALGLHLHQPLGNLVALHNSSEPWEAKQILWCYDRITRMLDQYWDVARLHLSFSGTLLKQLEDPGVRETFSDTVNIADFMHRFRCANIEYVGSGLYHPVYPLTPAADWDAQTDWWKGLGRHLLGRDTFNGFWPPEMGFCMEIIPMLARHGFKYVLVDSIYIKPKREMRWEETRYRPYLARFGGAEIIVVPRDRDLSNAQLSGLDPGWFQNEIYERTKHCHFPALVTTWTDGENGGWFRTSQVESGFWGFFYKPILDRYRAGTLGFTPIHISEYLRRFPPTEEVEVHRGAWNTEHHWGGDFTQWTGSLLQKKGWDEIKNASDYYWQVKKKFGEIFLPRPVGRGEGRGEGQSNALLNADEIRSLIVQAYDHLLTAETSCNFYWGSRWVHRSFDGLEQTYHLLDTAVKKMQITK, from the coding sequence ATGCCTGAAATCTTCCACGCGCTCGGATTGCATTTGCATCAGCCGCTCGGCAATTTGGTGGCGTTGCACAATTCCAGTGAGCCGTGGGAAGCCAAACAGATTCTTTGGTGCTACGATCGCATCACGCGAATGCTTGATCAGTATTGGGACGTGGCGCGATTGCACCTGAGTTTTTCCGGCACGCTGCTCAAGCAGCTCGAAGACCCCGGCGTGCGCGAAACCTTTTCCGACACGGTCAACATTGCCGACTTCATGCACCGCTTCCGCTGCGCGAACATCGAATATGTTGGCAGCGGTTTGTATCATCCGGTCTATCCGCTGACGCCTGCTGCCGACTGGGACGCGCAGACGGATTGGTGGAAGGGCCTCGGTCGCCATCTGCTCGGGCGCGATACCTTCAATGGTTTCTGGCCGCCGGAAATGGGTTTTTGCATGGAGATAATTCCGATGCTCGCCCGGCACGGCTTCAAATACGTGCTCGTGGATTCCATCTATATCAAACCCAAGCGCGAGATGCGCTGGGAGGAAACGCGCTATCGTCCGTATCTCGCGCGGTTTGGGGGCGCGGAAATTATTGTCGTGCCGCGCGATCGCGATCTTTCCAACGCGCAACTTTCCGGCCTCGACCCCGGCTGGTTTCAGAACGAAATCTACGAGCGCACCAAGCACTGTCATTTCCCCGCGTTGGTGACGACGTGGACGGATGGCGAGAACGGCGGCTGGTTTCGCACGTCGCAAGTCGAGTCCGGCTTCTGGGGTTTTTTCTACAAGCCGATCCTTGATCGTTACCGCGCCGGAACGCTGGGCTTCACGCCCATTCACATCAGCGAATATCTGCGTCGCTTCCCGCCGACGGAGGAAGTGGAGGTGCATCGCGGCGCGTGGAACACGGAGCATCATTGGGGCGGCGACTTCACGCAATGGACCGGATCGCTTTTGCAAAAGAAAGGTTGGGATGAAATTAAGAATGCCAGCGATTACTACTGGCAGGTGAAAAAGAAATTCGGCGAGATTTTTCTCCCTCGCCCCGTCGGACGGGGAGAGGGCCGGGGTGAGGGGCAATCCAACGCACTGCTGAACGCCGATGAAATCCGTTCGCTCATCGTGCAAGCTTACGATCATCTGCTGACGGCGGAGACGAGCTGTAATTTTTACTGGGGCAGCCGCTGGGTGCATCGCTCGTTTGATGGCCTCGAGCAAACGTATCATTTGCTCGACACCGCCGTGAAAAAAATGCAAATCACGAAGTGA